TGCGGGAAGCCAACAATAGCCGATTCTGCTACCGCCGGATGTTCGTTGATTGCATCTTCAATTGGCGCTGTTCCTAAGTTATGTCCGGAAACAATCACCACATCATCTACCCTTCCGGTAATTCTGTAATAGCCTACTTCGTCCCGTAAAGCGCCATCGCCGGTAAAATATTTACCCGGGAAAGCCGAAAAGTAGGTATCCTTATAACGCTGGTGATCGCCCCAGATGGTTCTGGCAATGGACGGCCACGGAAACTTGACACACAAACTTCCCACAACCTGGTTTCCTTCAATCTCGTTGCGCTTTTCGTCCATTAAAACCGGCTGGATTCCCGGTAACGGCAACGTGGCATACGTTGGTTTTGTTGGTGTTACAAAAGGTACCGGTGAAATCATGATTCCTCCGGTTTCTGTTTGCCACCAGGTATCTACAATAGGGCATTTTTTCTTGCCCACATGGTCGTTATACCAGTGCCATGCCTCTTCGTTAATAGGCTCACCTACCGAACCGATAACCTTTAAGCTGGATAAATCATGTTTATCAACCCATTCAGTACTTTCTTTGGCTAACGAACGGATCGCTGTTGGCGCCGTATAGAACTGGGTAACCTTATGTTTGTCGATAACATCCCAGAAACGTCCGAAATCCGGATAAGACGGAACCCCTTCAAAAATAACTGTTGTCGCCCCGTTTAATAACGGTCCGTATAAAATATAGGAGTGTCCGGTAATCCAGCCGATATCGGCCGTACACCAGTAAATATCGTTTTCTTCATAATTGAAGATATTTTTAAACGTATAGGCTGTATATACCATATAACCGGCAGTCGTGTGCAGCATTCCTTTCGGTTTCCCGGTAGAGCCGGAAGTATATAAAATAAACAACGGATCTTCCGCATCCATTATTTCCGCTACGTTGTTCGGAATCGCTTCGTCTAAAAGCGGCTGTAACCACAGGTCACGGCCTTCTTTCATTGTAACAGTTGTATTGGTTCTTTTCGCAACCAATACTTTGGTTACCGAAGGGCATTTTTCCAGGGCTTCATCTACAATTACTTTTAAGTCGATTGTTTTGTTTCCTCTGAAAGCACCATCGGAGGTGATAACCATTTTACATTCGCAGTCGATAATACGGGAAGCGATGGCAGAGGCTGAAAATCCGGCAAATACCACCGAATGTATCGCTCCGATTCTGGCGCAGGCTAAAACGGCAACGGCAAGTTCCGGGATCATCGGCAGGTAAATACAAACCCTGTCCCCTTTTTTAATGCCTTGTTCCCGTAAAACGTTAGCCATTTTGGCCACACGGTCGTACAACTCGTTATAGGTAATGTGTTCTGCTGCTTCTTTCGGATCGTTCGGTTCAAAAATAATCGCGGTTTTATTCCCTCTTTTTGCCAGGTGGCGGTCAATACAGTTTTTTGTGATATTGACTTTTCCATTCACAAACCATTTAATATCGGCTTCCGCCATATCAAATTCCATTACTTTATCCCACAACTGGTACCAGGTAAAATTCTCTTCTGCTACTTTTCCCCAAAATTTACGCGGTTCACGAATAGACTTTTTATAGTGTTTAAAATATTCTTCGAGATTGTTTATTTTATAATAACTCATGACTAATTTGTTTATTCTTTTGCATCTTTTTTAAATATTCCTATTCCGTAGTTTTTAAAAGCGTCGGTCACTTCTCCGATAATGGCTTCATCATCAATTGTAGACGGAACCTGATATTGTTCTCCGTCAACAATACTGCGCAACAATTTTCTGAGGATTTTACCGGAACGCGTTTTGGGCAGTCGCTGGACCACGACTACATTTCGCAGGGAGGCTACCGCACCAATCTGCTCCCTTACCAGCTGTACTATTTCATATTCCAGCTGAAAGTGCTCAATATCATGTCCAGATTTTACCACCGCCATCGCTAACGGAACCTGCCCTTTTAAGGCATCGTTAATCCCGATTACCGCACATTCTGCTACTGAATCGTGTGCTGCTACAATTTCTTCCATTTCTGCGGTAGAAAGCCGGTGTCCGGCAACATTGATAACATCGTCAACACGCCCTGTTATGTAAATATAATCATCTTTGTCTTTATACCCGCCGTCGCCGGAAAAATAATAGCCCGGGAAACGGTTTAAATATCCGGCTTTAAAGCGCACTTCGTCTTCCCATAAACCCAGCATCATTCCCGGTGGCAAAGGTAGTTTTATTACCACATATCCTTCCTCATTTGCACCCAATTCTTTGCCGTTTTCATCAAAAATCCGGATATCATAACCCGAAACGGCTTTTCCGGCAGAACCGGGCCTGATCGGCAGGTATTCCACTCCCATCATATTGGCTATCATCGGCCAGCCGGACTCCGTTTGCCACCAGTGGTCAATTGTTGGAATCGGAATATGTTTCCGGTACCATTCCAGTGTGGCAACATCGCAGCGTTCTCCTGCCAGAAACTGGATACGCAAGCTGCTCAGATCGTATTTTTTTATAAATAATCCGTCCGGATCTTCTTTTTTAATCGCCCGGATCGCAGTGGGTGCCGTAAACATAACACTTACTTTATGTTCGGCTATTACACGCCAGAAGGTGCTGGCATCCGGAGTTTTGATTGGTTTCCCTTCAAAAATAACGGTTGTATTACGGTTTAGCAGCGGACCATACAGGATATAACTGTGTCCTACCGCCCAGCCCATATCGGAAGCTGCCCAGAAAACTTCGCCTTCATTAACGTTATAAATATAGCGCATTGAAAATTTAAGTACCGTAGCATAACCACCTGTATCCCTGACAATTCCTTTTGGTTTTCCGGTTGTTCCGGACGTATACAAAACATACAGCGGATGGCTGGACTCTAACGGTACACAAGGTACTTCTTCCGATCTGGCAACCAGATCGGCATAATCCACATCATACGTCTGGAACGGAATCCTGGCGCCCAACTTCCTGTTAAAAATAACTACTTTTTCCGGCTTGTGGTTTGCCATTTCAATAGCTTCATCCACTAAAGGTTTATAGGCAATCAGCCGGTCAATTTCAATTCCTGATGAAGCCGTGATGATCGCTTTGGGTTTGGAATCGTCTATCCGGATAGCCAGCTCATGCGGGGCAAATCCGCCGAAAACCACCGAATGCGTAACCCCGATACGGGCACAGGCAAGCATGGCAAAAGCTACCTGCGGGATCATGGGCATATAAATCACCGCCGTATCGCCTTTGGTCAACCCTAACGAAACCAATCCGCCGGCTAACTTCGCTACTTCGGTTTTCACTTCATTAAACGTATATTTCCTGACATTTTGCGTTACCGGCGAGTCATAAATAAAAGCAACCTGCTCGCCGTGACCGTCCTGAATATGCTTGTCTATCGCAAGATAGCAGATATTCAGCTCGCCATCGGCAAACCAGCGCGCATAACCGTTTTCATCTTTGGAAAGTATCGCCTGCGGTTTGGAATACCATTCCAAAACATCGGCCTGCTCTTTCCAGAAATCTTCCGGAGCATTAATACTCCTGTTGTAACATTCCTTGTAGTTCATAGTCAGTTTGTTTTTAACTGGTGAGCAGCTCGTTAGCCTGTTCCACCAGTTTCTTAATCGAAAATGGTTTGGTCATATACAGATCGGCTCCCAGGGAAAGCCCTTTTTCTATATCCTTTTCTTTATTTTTAGCCGACAGGAAAATCACTTTGCAGTGCTGCAGGCGTTCGTCTTTTTTAATCTGCTCTAAAGTGGCAAATCCGTCTACCATCGGCATCATCACATCCAGGATAATGATGTCCGGCTGCTGGATCTTTAAAATATCCAATGCTTCCTGTCCGTCACGGGCAATGAATACTTCATAATTATTTTTCTTAAACGTATATTCTAATGACATAACGATATTGGGTTCGTCATCTACAATTAAAATTTTCTTCATATTATTCCTTTTCCGTTGTATTATACCTTGGCAGCGTAAAATGAAACACGGTTCCGTCTTCCCTGTTCTCTGCCCATATTTTGCCTTTATGGTGTTCAATAATCTGTTTGCAGATCGCTAATCCTAATCCGCTTCCCATCGGTTTTTTGATATTCTGGTTGGTGGACTGGTAAAATTTGTCAAAAATAGCATCCAGATCTTCAGGGTTGATTCCCTTACCGTTATCTTTTATACTGGTTTGCACACTGTTTTCCGTTACGCTTAAAGTTATCGAAATGTACCCGTTCTTTTCCGGACAGAACTTCACGGCATTCGAAATCAGGTTGTTGACCACCTGGATAATGCGTTCTTCCTCATAAAAAGCTTCCACTTCTTCTTTATCTTCAAACACTATGGTTATCGTCTTGTTGCGTATCAGTTGTTCTAACGGTTCCAAAGCCTTATCTATTGTACTGTTCAGGCTGTTTTTTGTAGCGTGGATCCGCTGTTTTCCGGTTTCAAATTTTTCCAGATCCAGTATCTTGTTAATCAAACGATTTAACCGATCGGATTCCGAGATAATATTCTTTAAAAACTGTTTGCGCAATTCTTCCGGAATATCATCATCGTGAAATAATATCTCGCTGGAGGCTTTTATTGCTGTAATCGGCGTACGCAGTTCGTGCGTAACGGTATCCAGGAACTCATCTTTCTGCAAGTCCTTTTCGATCAGCTGTTCATTGGCCTGCTGCAACTGGGCGGTAATCTGTTTTAACTCGTTAGATGTTTCGGTAAGCTTTTTATTGATAATGATGTTTTCTTTGGATTCTTCCAGAATGTGCAGCACTTCCTGAAGGGATATTTTTTCTTCTTTAACCACACTGGAAATCAGGATCCTTGCCGATGCCGTTCCGATGTGTCCGGTTAGCAGGTTTTCCGCAAATTTAACCAGCCTTGCATCGGCCAGTTTCTGGTTTTTATCCACATTGTATTTAAGGTTAAAAATATTCAATGCTCTTTTGGTGCGTTCTTCTCCTAAAAAGCGTTTTAAAACTTTTTCAATATCACTGGTATAGGCTGTTCCTTTCCATATAAAAGCATTTTCATGCATCGTAATATATTTGTCGATATCGATAAACATCTCGGCATAATTGCGTTCGCGGTAGTTTCCTTTAAAACTGACGGAAACGGCAAGATAAATAATTGTATTAAAGAACAAACTCCAGAACAGCGCATGCGGAATGGGCGTCAGATAATCCAGTCCAAACAACTGAAAGGGCTTTAAAAGGGAAATACCCAAAAATCCTTCGGTAATAAAGCTGTTATCGATATTCGTAATCCCGATGGAATACGGAATTAAAAGCGTGTACACACACACTAAAAATCCGGCAATCATTCCGGAAACAGCCCCTAACAGGGAACCTCTCCGCCACATCAATGCTCCGAAAAAGGCCGGAGCCAGCTGTGCCATCACAACAAACGAAACCAGTCCGATGGAAAACAAATTGTAATCCAGTACGTAAAAACGGTAAACCAGATACGAAACGATAATCAGTAAAAAAATACAAACCTTACGGATGTTTACGATACGCTTGCTATTCTCGTCCTGAACTTCACTCTGTAAGGTTCCCAAAAAGCCATACGGAATGAGCAGGTTGTTGCTCAGCATGATCGACAATCCGATTGAAGCCACGACTATCATCGAGATCGAAGCTGAAAATCCGCCTAAAAATACCAACACTGTGATAACGGAATTATCAAAAAACTGCGGAATCAATAACGAATAGGTATCGGCATTTACGCTGTTTCCCGAAAACAGGATATTCCCGCCCCATGCAATGGGATATACAAAAACATTAAAAAGCAGCAAATACAGCGGAAACAGCCAGATGGCCGTTTTGATATGGCTTTCCCTGTTGTTTTCAACCACTGCCATCTGGAACTGACGCGGCAGCAGAAAAATGGCAAAAAGGGACAGTAAACACAGAAAAAACCAGTTTAAGGCCTGCGGAATACCGCCAATAGTGTTTTTTTCTTTAAATCCGGGCAACAGGCTTGCCTGTGCATAAATATCATCAAAACCGTCAAAAACAAAAAAGGTTACATATACACCAACCAGGATAAAAAAGAACAGTTTTAAAACCGATTCCATTGCAACGGCGGTGACAATTCCTTTTCTTTTTTCGGAGGCATCCACATAACGGGTACCGTAATAAGAGGCAAAAAGGGCTAAAGCGATAGCCACGTAGGTTGTGGTATCATTAAAAACATTGGAACTCAGTGATGTTTTGGTTACTATCGTAAAGGTTTCGGCTATGGCTTTTAGCTGTAACGAAATATATGGCAAAATGCCAACCACACTGATAAAGGTAACCAGCGCTCCTAAAAAACGGCTGTTCCCGTAACGCAGGGAAATAAAATCGGCAATACTGGAAATCTTGTTAACTCTTGAAATCCGGATGATCTTTCGCAGGATCAGGATCCATGCCGGAATGATAATCACCGGTCCCAGGTACACCGTAAGGTAACTCAGTCCCGATTTGGCCGCCACGCCAATACTTCCGTAATAGGTCCACGCCGAGCAATATACCGCCAGCGAAAACGTATATACATAAGGGTTATTGGTCCACTTGCTATGGGCTTTTTTCTCTGCCCAATGGGCCACAAAAAACAATATGGCCAGATAGAGCAATAAAATGATCAGCAATCCTAAACTATTCATAATACCGCTTAATCACTAATAATGAAACCAATACTGAAAACACCCATAAGGAAAAAAAGTAAAAATAGATAATCGGAATTCCTCCAATCGCTTCGGCTTTATCGAAAAGTAAAACCAAAGGCAGGTTAAAAGCTAATAAAAGCAATAAGGATAAAACGATTAACTTCTGTTCGTGGCGATTTTTCATTTTAATATACGAAACCAAATGACTCCGGCGCTTGCAAACAAGGAAACCGGAGTACAATTAGCAACTAGGTAGTTATATACTTATTCTTTACTGTCATATTCTCCTATCAGGGCATAATAGCCAAACGTTCCCAAACCTAAAACGATTAACGGCGTTAAGATGAATAAAATGATGATTCCAAACACCAAATCGTCCTGTTTTCCGGTTGTAAATTTCGGCAGACCGAATATAAAGATACAAAAATAGGCTGCGGCTAAAGCTAATAAAAGCCAGACAATTCCGAGAATTCTTTTTATTTTGTTCATGATACTGCTTTTAGTCGTTAATATTTTTATCTTTTCCGTTAATATAGAACACTCCTATCACAAAACTGATCGCTGCAATGATAATCGGATACCATAATCCTTCCAGGTAAAACTCGGCATTACCGTTGTCTTTTGCTACAGTTACCAGATACGTGGAAATGGCAGGCAGCAAACCACCAAAGATTCCGTTTCCAACGTGGTATGGCAGCGACATGGACGTATATCGGATTTTTACCGGGAACATTTCCACTAAAAAGGCTGCTATCGGTCCGTAAACCATCGTTACAAAAATCACCTGAACAAACACTAAGAAAATCAGCAGCCATTTGTCTGAAGCATTGATATGCACAGTGGTTTTAACATCCGATTTTGCTTTTCCGTCCACCATTACCGGTTTCCCGTCTTCTAAATGTACGGTTTTTATCTGTTCCCATTGGGTACCGTCTGAGAATTCTTTTGTTGTTGTATACACGGAATCAATTGTCTGGTGGGCATTTTCCTTCATGATGGCAACCAGTTTTGTTTTTTCAACGATTTCCGTTTTTAACGCCACGTCTGTTGTGCTGTACATGGCCTTGTATATTGGTCGGTATAAGAATATCGCCAGCAGCATTCCGGTCATCATAATGCTTTTTCTGCCAATCTTATCACTCAGCCAGCCGAAAACCACAAAGAAAGGAGTTCCCATCAGCAGGGCAATACCGAGTAAAGTATCCACCTGCGTGGAATCGACACTCATTACCGTTTTCATAAAGTTCATCGCATAAAACTGCCCGGTATACCAGACAACTCCCTGCCCCATTGCCGCTCCGAATAAAGCCAGCAGGACAAATTTTAGATTGTAACGGTTTCCGAAACTTTCTTTCAGCGGGTTTGTACTGGTTTTCCCTTCGGCTTTCGCTTTGGCAAAAACCGGCGATTCATGCATGTTCTTACGGATCAAATAGGATACCAGCACCATTAATATCGATACCCAGAACGGTACTCTCCATCCCCACTCGTCAAAAGCTTCTGAGGATAAGGAAGTTTTTGTTACCAGAATAACCATCAGGGAAACAAATAAACCTGCCGTTGCCGTTGTTTGAATCCAGGACGTCCAGTAACCTCTTTGTCCTATTGGTGCGTGTTCGGCCACATAGGTCGCCGCACCGCCATATTCTCCGCCTAATGCCAGTCCCTGTAAAAGTCTTAAAAGCAAAACCAGTAAGGGTGCCATAAAGCCTATCGTTTCATAACTGGGAATACAGCCTATTAAAAAAGTGGCACCACCCATTAAAAGCAGGGTAACCATAAACGTATATTTTCTACCGATCAAATCGCCCAGACGTCCGAAAAATAAAGCTCCGAACGGACGAACCACGAATCCGGCCGCAAACGTTGCCAGTGTCGACAAAAATGCCGCAGTGGGATTGTCGGACGGGAAAAATTTGGTGGAAATAACTACTGCCAAACTTCCGAAAATATAGAAGTCATACCATTCGATAAGTGTTCCTACAGACGATGCTGTGATAACACTCCATATTCCTTTTGTTGATTTATTACTCATAAATGATTAGTCAAAGTTGTTTATAAATAGATTTGCAGTTGAATCAATAAATCCCCTTTCATGCCGTCAATATTGTCTTTTGCAATATAAACCGGACGCGTGGAATACTGAGTGGTGATTTTAGCGTGGTGTCCGTCCAGAAAGAAATTGGCACCGATATCAAACTGAGAGCTTGATTTTTCCAATGCATCAAACTTTTTATAGGTATAGGCACTAAAAGGCTGAATGCGAACCGTTGGTTTTTCGGCTTTACACGGCAGCAGGAAACCTGCCTGGGTATACCAGATCGTTCCGGAACCAATCATGGGCTGTGTGTTACCGGCTCCTGCCAAAGCTCTGTCGCCTGTAAAACCAGGATCGGAAGCTCCTACATTCATAATCCCGATATTTCTCAGGTAATTGGGTCCGAAATCATAATCGTATAGCACGGAATATGCTGTTAAAGCCATCTTTTTGTCCTTGGCTCCCAATGGCATATCCAAAAAGGCATCGGCTGCAAATAATTTCATGTCGTGTTTTGAAACGATACCGTTTACCGAGGTACGGGTCGCTTCCGGTGCCGTATAAAATCCGGCTCCCAAATTGAAGACTCTTTTGGTACCCAGGTAAGAACCTACTTTATAAGGAAGCAAATTCGATTCCTGATCTAAAAACTGATACTCAAAATACCCGGCTTTCGACCATCGGGTATTCCCGCTGTTATCCACGGCAACGGCATTATCGGCAACCGCTACATCCACAGGAGCCGTACTGGTGGCAAAAGGTTTGTTGATGCTCATGCGGTATTCCAGTTTTCCGTATTTCCCTTTGGCGAATATTCCCACCTGTCGGGCAAACTGATCGGCATTATCAATTAACGGCCAGTTAAAAATCGGGGCATCAATTGTCAGGAAATTCAGTGTGGAGGCCATCGTCATACGGGAAAGTCCCATATAGTAATGCAATCCGCCGCCTATCGATAAACTGAATTTCTTATCGGCTTCCGGCAATACAACTGCATATTCGTTCCAGGCATCGTGAAAAAACATACCCGGTTTTTTTGTAGAACCTGCCGGGCTGCTGAAAGTTTGATTGTTAATCCCGAAATGGGTCACAATCATGTATCTTTTTGAAATCTGTGCATACGCCAGCATTCGCAAACGTCTGTTGCCAATATCGGTATTCGTACTGGCCGGTTCATCACCAATCATTGTTCCCGGATTCATTTCGGAGGAACGAAACCAAATCTGATTCCATGCAATAAAGCGCATGTATTTGGATCCGTCTTCATTGAAATTTACTTTTAATCCTGAACCATAATCCGTGGAACCCTGAGAATAGCTTTCTACCGAGAGAAACAGTAAGCCGGCTAATAAAATGATCCGCTTCATAAGGTGTTAAAATTTGGTTGTTAATTTGTTTTTTGCTTTACCAAATTCTGAAAAGGAAACGGAAAAAAAATATTGCTGTATATATTTTTGTAAAGTAGTATAGCTAATCTTTAAAGCGCTCCCATTTTATCAGCATAAATTTGTCCCCAAGCTCCGTAATGATCATTCCGGCACCCGATAATTGCTCTTTGTTTTTAAGATATTCTATCAGTTCTATATGGTTAAAAATCTTGTAGGTAGGATGATAATCGGCGTGTGAAGGCTTTTTGATCTTAAATTCCTTTATCCAGTTGCTCACCGTTACATGGGAAACCCCGATAATCCGTTCAATTTCGCGGTAACTCAGCCCTTCCAGGTACAACTGCAATGCTTTTGTTACATAGTAATTATCGATCTTTTTACCCAGTTTGTTAACGGTAAAGTAATATTGGCATTTTTTGCACAAATACCGCTGACGCTGGTTGATCACACCGCTTTTAACGATCTTGTCGTTCTGGCATTTCGGGCAGGCTAAAATCTCCATGTATATAAATTTTGCATAAATATAGTATTTTAGCAACAATACATTCATCAATTTGCTATTTTTTTAAATAAAAAATTACACTTTACATATAATTAAAGCACTATATTTACGATTAAAACAGTAAATATGCTTTT
This region of Flavobacterium inviolabile genomic DNA includes:
- a CDS encoding IS1/IS1595 family N-terminal zinc-binding domain-containing protein, which encodes MEILACPKCQNDKIVKSGVINQRQRYLCKKCQYYFTVNKLGKKIDNYYVTKALQLYLEGLSYREIERIIGVSHVTVSNWIKEFKIKKPSHADYHPTYKIFNHIELIEYLKNKEQLSGAGMIITELGDKFMLIKWERFKD
- the acs gene encoding acetate--CoA ligase, with amino-acid sequence MSYYKINNLEEYFKHYKKSIREPRKFWGKVAEENFTWYQLWDKVMEFDMAEADIKWFVNGKVNITKNCIDRHLAKRGNKTAIIFEPNDPKEAAEHITYNELYDRVAKMANVLREQGIKKGDRVCIYLPMIPELAVAVLACARIGAIHSVVFAGFSASAIASRIIDCECKMVITSDGAFRGNKTIDLKVIVDEALEKCPSVTKVLVAKRTNTTVTMKEGRDLWLQPLLDEAIPNNVAEIMDAEDPLFILYTSGSTGKPKGMLHTTAGYMVYTAYTFKNIFNYEENDIYWCTADIGWITGHSYILYGPLLNGATTVIFEGVPSYPDFGRFWDVIDKHKVTQFYTAPTAIRSLAKESTEWVDKHDLSSLKVIGSVGEPINEEAWHWYNDHVGKKKCPIVDTWWQTETGGIMISPVPFVTPTKPTYATLPLPGIQPVLMDEKRNEIEGNQVVGSLCVKFPWPSIARTIWGDHQRYKDTYFSAFPGKYFTGDGALRDEVGYYRITGRVDDVVIVSGHNLGTAPIEDAINEHPAVAESAIVGFPHDIKGNALYGFIILKEIGEYRDRDNLRKEINEHVASHIGPIAKLDKIQFVSGLPKTRSGKIMRRILRKIAEGDFSNFGDISTLLNPEIVEEIKNEKL
- a CDS encoding DUF6814 family protein, with amino-acid sequence MNKIKRILGIVWLLLALAAAYFCIFIFGLPKFTTGKQDDLVFGIIILFILTPLIVLGLGTFGYYALIGEYDSKE
- a CDS encoding porin, translated to MKRIILLAGLLFLSVESYSQGSTDYGSGLKVNFNEDGSKYMRFIAWNQIWFRSSEMNPGTMIGDEPASTNTDIGNRRLRMLAYAQISKRYMIVTHFGINNQTFSSPAGSTKKPGMFFHDAWNEYAVVLPEADKKFSLSIGGGLHYYMGLSRMTMASTLNFLTIDAPIFNWPLIDNADQFARQVGIFAKGKYGKLEYRMSINKPFATSTAPVDVAVADNAVAVDNSGNTRWSKAGYFEYQFLDQESNLLPYKVGSYLGTKRVFNLGAGFYTAPEATRTSVNGIVSKHDMKLFAADAFLDMPLGAKDKKMALTAYSVLYDYDFGPNYLRNIGIMNVGASDPGFTGDRALAGAGNTQPMIGSGTIWYTQAGFLLPCKAEKPTVRIQPFSAYTYKKFDALEKSSSQFDIGANFFLDGHHAKITTQYSTRPVYIAKDNIDGMKGDLLIQLQIYL
- a CDS encoding acetate--CoA ligase; its protein translation is MNYKECYNRSINAPEDFWKEQADVLEWYSKPQAILSKDENGYARWFADGELNICYLAIDKHIQDGHGEQVAFIYDSPVTQNVRKYTFNEVKTEVAKLAGGLVSLGLTKGDTAVIYMPMIPQVAFAMLACARIGVTHSVVFGGFAPHELAIRIDDSKPKAIITASSGIEIDRLIAYKPLVDEAIEMANHKPEKVVIFNRKLGARIPFQTYDVDYADLVARSEEVPCVPLESSHPLYVLYTSGTTGKPKGIVRDTGGYATVLKFSMRYIYNVNEGEVFWAASDMGWAVGHSYILYGPLLNRNTTVIFEGKPIKTPDASTFWRVIAEHKVSVMFTAPTAIRAIKKEDPDGLFIKKYDLSSLRIQFLAGERCDVATLEWYRKHIPIPTIDHWWQTESGWPMIANMMGVEYLPIRPGSAGKAVSGYDIRIFDENGKELGANEEGYVVIKLPLPPGMMLGLWEDEVRFKAGYLNRFPGYYFSGDGGYKDKDDYIYITGRVDDVINVAGHRLSTAEMEEIVAAHDSVAECAVIGINDALKGQVPLAMAVVKSGHDIEHFQLEYEIVQLVREQIGAVASLRNVVVVQRLPKTRSGKILRKLLRSIVDGEQYQVPSTIDDEAIIGEVTDAFKNYGIGIFKKDAKE
- a CDS encoding ATP-binding protein; translation: MNSLGLLIILLLYLAILFFVAHWAEKKAHSKWTNNPYVYTFSLAVYCSAWTYYGSIGVAAKSGLSYLTVYLGPVIIIPAWILILRKIIRISRVNKISSIADFISLRYGNSRFLGALVTFISVVGILPYISLQLKAIAETFTIVTKTSLSSNVFNDTTTYVAIALALFASYYGTRYVDASEKRKGIVTAVAMESVLKLFFFILVGVYVTFFVFDGFDDIYAQASLLPGFKEKNTIGGIPQALNWFFLCLLSLFAIFLLPRQFQMAVVENNRESHIKTAIWLFPLYLLLFNVFVYPIAWGGNILFSGNSVNADTYSLLIPQFFDNSVITVLVFLGGFSASISMIVVASIGLSIMLSNNLLIPYGFLGTLQSEVQDENSKRIVNIRKVCIFLLIIVSYLVYRFYVLDYNLFSIGLVSFVVMAQLAPAFFGALMWRRGSLLGAVSGMIAGFLVCVYTLLIPYSIGITNIDNSFITEGFLGISLLKPFQLFGLDYLTPIPHALFWSLFFNTIIYLAVSVSFKGNYRERNYAEMFIDIDKYITMHENAFIWKGTAYTSDIEKVLKRFLGEERTKRALNIFNLKYNVDKNQKLADARLVKFAENLLTGHIGTASARILISSVVKEEKISLQEVLHILEESKENIIINKKLTETSNELKQITAQLQQANEQLIEKDLQKDEFLDTVTHELRTPITAIKASSEILFHDDDIPEELRKQFLKNIISESDRLNRLINKILDLEKFETGKQRIHATKNSLNSTIDKALEPLEQLIRNKTITIVFEDKEEVEAFYEEERIIQVVNNLISNAVKFCPEKNGYISITLSVTENSVQTSIKDNGKGINPEDLDAIFDKFYQSTNQNIKKPMGSGLGLAICKQIIEHHKGKIWAENREDGTVFHFTLPRYNTTEKE
- a CDS encoding response regulator transcription factor; this translates as MKKILIVDDEPNIVMSLEYTFKKNNYEVFIARDGQEALDILKIQQPDIIILDVMMPMVDGFATLEQIKKDERLQHCKVIFLSAKNKEKDIEKGLSLGADLYMTKPFSIKKLVEQANELLTS
- a CDS encoding MFS transporter; the encoded protein is MSNKSTKGIWSVITASSVGTLIEWYDFYIFGSLAVVISTKFFPSDNPTAAFLSTLATFAAGFVVRPFGALFFGRLGDLIGRKYTFMVTLLLMGGATFLIGCIPSYETIGFMAPLLVLLLRLLQGLALGGEYGGAATYVAEHAPIGQRGYWTSWIQTTATAGLFVSLMVILVTKTSLSSEAFDEWGWRVPFWVSILMVLVSYLIRKNMHESPVFAKAKAEGKTSTNPLKESFGNRYNLKFVLLALFGAAMGQGVVWYTGQFYAMNFMKTVMSVDSTQVDTLLGIALLMGTPFFVVFGWLSDKIGRKSIMMTGMLLAIFLYRPIYKAMYSTTDVALKTEIVEKTKLVAIMKENAHQTIDSVYTTTKEFSDGTQWEQIKTVHLEDGKPVMVDGKAKSDVKTTVHINASDKWLLIFLVFVQVIFVTMVYGPIAAFLVEMFPVKIRYTSMSLPYHVGNGIFGGLLPAISTYLVTVAKDNGNAEFYLEGLWYPIIIAAISFVIGVFYINGKDKNIND